The Cellulomonas sp. P24 genome contains a region encoding:
- a CDS encoding electron transfer flavoprotein subunit alpha/FixB family protein has protein sequence MNVSSQAWVVVADDASIGGLLEAARPLGTSLVALVAGRRTVADAVAVAGVDRVVWLGEPGDGTPVEAYGPAVGRVVAEASPRVVVGPATDAGRVLLGAVAAATGSVVLAGVAELSLDGDQVVVERAVNGGIALRRDRVVAGPAVVALAPGSAVSGAVPVAVEEVDPGALLPLRVTARRVAEHAGVDLGSAKTVVGVGRGLKAREDLALIEDLAAAAGGELACSRPLAEGVDWVAKERYLGISGQTISPDLYVAVGISGQIQHMVGVREAKTIVAVNADANAPVFRECDFGIVGDLYTVVPLLADAFRAARS, from the coding sequence ATGAACGTCTCCTCCCAGGCATGGGTCGTCGTCGCAGACGACGCGAGCATCGGTGGGCTCCTCGAGGCCGCACGTCCGCTCGGCACGTCGCTGGTCGCTCTGGTCGCCGGTCGGCGCACCGTCGCCGACGCGGTCGCGGTCGCTGGCGTGGACCGCGTCGTGTGGCTCGGCGAGCCCGGTGACGGCACCCCGGTCGAGGCCTACGGTCCTGCGGTCGGACGCGTCGTCGCCGAGGCATCGCCGCGCGTCGTCGTCGGACCGGCCACCGACGCCGGTCGGGTGCTGCTCGGTGCCGTCGCGGCGGCGACCGGGTCCGTCGTGCTCGCCGGCGTGGCGGAGCTGTCGCTCGACGGCGACCAGGTGGTCGTCGAGCGGGCCGTCAACGGTGGCATCGCGCTGCGCCGGGACCGCGTGGTCGCCGGGCCGGCCGTCGTCGCGCTCGCGCCGGGGAGTGCGGTCTCCGGTGCCGTGCCCGTCGCGGTCGAGGAGGTGGACCCGGGTGCGCTGCTGCCGTTGCGGGTCACCGCCCGGCGCGTCGCCGAGCACGCCGGAGTCGACCTCGGCTCGGCGAAGACCGTCGTCGGTGTCGGTCGTGGTCTGAAGGCGCGCGAGGACCTCGCGCTCATCGAGGACCTCGCCGCGGCGGCCGGAGGCGAGCTCGCGTGCTCGCGCCCGCTCGCCGAGGGGGTCGACTGGGTCGCCAAGGAGCGCTACCTGGGGATCTCGGGCCAGACGATCAGCCCCGACCTGTACGTCGCGGTCGGCATCTCCGGGCAGATCCAGCACATGGTCGGAGTCCGCGAGGCCAAGACCATCGTCGCGGTGAACGCGGACGCGAACGCCCCGGTGTTCCGCGAGTGCGACTTCGGGATCGTCGGCGACCTCTACACGGTCGTGCCGCTGCTCGCCGACGCGTTCCGGGCGGCGCGATCATGA
- a CDS encoding acyl-CoA dehydrogenase family protein has product MDFGLTDEQELLLESLGDLLERECPESYIADLDLNHQQPTSFRKAMNDAGFGSLGFPEEYGGTPCDAVTLVLLAERVARQGLNNGYGLELLQATDILEFGNEDQKREILGYLAAGEVPFALGFTEPGAGSDNSAMATTAVHHDGMVTFNGTKTLITSALASKNLLVMAKDPAVENPREAISMYLVPMDLPGLTTNRLDKIVWHISDSCEIFMDDVTLPESCLVGVKGAGFKQLMRNFELERLVIAANCLGQAQCAFDDAASYAAQRVQFGKPIGSFQLIQLKLTDMAIKLENMRNFVYRTAWMVDQGLPLKSQGALCKRYCAMAAFEVADEAMQIFGGVGVTVGTRVSRLWRDLRGHRFGGGTDEIMVHIAGRQIVKDHS; this is encoded by the coding sequence ATGGACTTCGGCCTGACCGACGAACAAGAGCTCCTGCTCGAGAGCCTCGGCGACCTGCTCGAGCGCGAGTGCCCCGAGTCGTACATCGCGGATCTCGACCTGAACCACCAGCAGCCCACGTCGTTCCGCAAGGCGATGAACGATGCCGGGTTCGGGTCTCTCGGGTTCCCCGAGGAGTACGGCGGGACGCCCTGCGACGCGGTCACGCTCGTGCTGCTCGCCGAGCGCGTCGCGCGACAGGGCCTCAACAACGGTTACGGCCTCGAGCTCCTCCAGGCCACCGACATCCTCGAGTTCGGCAACGAGGACCAGAAGCGCGAGATCCTCGGCTACCTCGCCGCGGGTGAGGTGCCGTTCGCGCTCGGCTTCACCGAGCCGGGTGCCGGCTCCGACAACTCGGCGATGGCGACGACGGCCGTCCACCACGACGGCATGGTGACCTTCAACGGGACGAAGACGCTCATCACGAGCGCCCTCGCGTCGAAGAACCTGCTCGTCATGGCCAAGGACCCCGCGGTGGAGAACCCGCGCGAGGCGATCTCGATGTACCTGGTGCCGATGGACTTGCCCGGGCTGACGACCAACCGCCTGGACAAGATCGTCTGGCACATCAGCGACTCGTGCGAGATCTTCATGGACGACGTCACGCTGCCCGAGAGCTGCCTCGTCGGGGTCAAGGGCGCGGGCTTCAAGCAGCTCATGCGCAACTTCGAGCTCGAGCGCCTCGTGATCGCCGCCAACTGCCTGGGCCAGGCGCAGTGCGCGTTCGACGACGCCGCGTCCTACGCGGCGCAGCGGGTCCAGTTCGGCAAGCCGATCGGGTCCTTCCAGCTCATCCAGCTGAAGCTCACCGACATGGCCATCAAGCTCGAGAACATGCGGAACTTCGTGTACCGCACCGCGTGGATGGTCGACCAGGGACTGCCCCTCAAGAGCCAGGGCGCACTGTGCAAGCGGTACTGCGCGATGGCGGCCTTCGAGGTCGCGGACGAGGCGATGCAGATCTTCGGCGGGGTCGGCGTCACGGTCGGCACCCGCGTCTCGCGCCTGTGGCGTGACCTGCGCGGACACCGGTTCGGCGGCGGCACCGACGAGATCATGGTGCACATCGCCGGCCGCCAGATCGTCAAGGACCACAGCTGA
- a CDS encoding hydrogenase maturation protease, with the protein MTGTRLVIGLGSPDRGDDAVGPVVARRVARLGLEDVAVLEHEDPTGLIDLWADADVAVVVDAVCSGGEPGELLVIETGAGAEPLADQAWARTGRGGTHAFGLAAAVELGRALGRLPARLVLVGVEASAFEHGAPLSPAVHRVLDAAVGAVVGAVAGPFETAEESEVTVDVPG; encoded by the coding sequence GTGACCGGGACCCGGCTCGTGATCGGCCTCGGCAGCCCCGACCGCGGGGACGACGCCGTCGGCCCGGTCGTCGCGCGCCGGGTCGCCCGCCTGGGGCTCGAGGACGTCGCCGTCCTCGAGCACGAGGACCCGACCGGGCTGATCGACCTGTGGGCGGACGCCGACGTCGCCGTGGTCGTCGACGCGGTGTGCTCGGGCGGCGAGCCCGGCGAGCTCCTGGTGATCGAGACCGGAGCCGGTGCCGAGCCGCTCGCCGACCAGGCCTGGGCGCGGACCGGTCGGGGTGGCACGCACGCGTTCGGTCTCGCGGCTGCGGTCGAGCTCGGCCGGGCGCTCGGCCGGCTTCCGGCCCGGCTCGTCCTGGTCGGGGTCGAGGCCTCGGCCTTCGAGCACGGAGCACCGCTCTCACCCGCCGTCCACCGTGTGCTGGACGCGGCCGTGGGCGCGGTGGTCGGTGCGGTCGCCGGCCCGTTCGAGACGGCAGAGGAGTCGGAGGTGACGGTCGATGTGCCTGGGTGA
- a CDS encoding FAD-dependent oxidoreductase, with translation MTDAVEPDFDVIVVGAGPAGSVTAYRLAQQGLSVVLIERGEAPGAKNLSGGVLYGRVLDQVFPGFADEAPVERRITRHVTTFLTADSAVSLDYSSQRLAEPVNAVTVLRARFDPWLASKAEEAGVFLMAGVRVDALLTEQGPDGAPRVVGVRAGDDELRARVVVAADGVNSFLARDLGLRRTEPTNHLAVGVKTVLRLPRTAIEDRFGLTGDQGAAHAVVGDCTLGIGGGGFLYTNAESLSLGVVLRLDDLVRSGHTAIEVFEHFLEHPGLAPYVRDAEVLEYGSHLVAEGGADMVGTVATHGLVVVGEAAGLTINSGLTVRGMDLAIGSAIAAADAIVEAVAAGDVTATGLAGYRRRLEESFVLQDMATYARAPKFLERTGMYGAYGELAADVFHGVFGLDTTPRRHLLAVARQALKRSPVTVRQLMSDGWAGVRAL, from the coding sequence ATGACCGACGCCGTCGAGCCCGACTTCGACGTCATCGTCGTGGGCGCCGGGCCGGCCGGCTCGGTCACCGCGTACCGGCTCGCCCAGCAGGGGCTGTCGGTCGTCCTGATCGAGCGGGGCGAGGCGCCCGGGGCCAAGAACCTGAGCGGCGGCGTGCTCTACGGACGGGTGCTGGACCAGGTGTTCCCCGGGTTCGCCGACGAGGCGCCGGTCGAGCGGCGCATCACGCGGCACGTCACGACGTTCCTCACGGCCGACTCCGCGGTCAGCCTCGACTACAGCTCGCAGCGGCTCGCGGAACCGGTCAACGCGGTCACCGTGCTGCGCGCCCGGTTCGACCCGTGGCTCGCGTCCAAGGCCGAGGAGGCAGGCGTCTTCCTCATGGCGGGCGTGCGCGTCGACGCGCTGCTGACCGAACAGGGACCCGACGGTGCGCCGCGCGTCGTGGGGGTGCGCGCCGGTGACGACGAGCTCCGCGCCCGCGTGGTCGTCGCCGCCGACGGCGTGAACTCGTTCCTCGCCCGCGACCTCGGCCTGCGCCGGACCGAGCCGACGAACCACCTGGCCGTCGGGGTCAAGACGGTCCTCAGGCTCCCGCGCACCGCGATCGAGGACCGGTTCGGGCTCACGGGCGACCAGGGCGCGGCGCACGCCGTGGTCGGGGACTGCACGCTGGGCATCGGCGGTGGCGGGTTCCTGTACACGAACGCCGAGTCGCTGTCCCTGGGCGTCGTGCTCCGCCTCGACGACCTCGTCCGCTCCGGGCACACCGCGATCGAGGTGTTCGAGCACTTCCTCGAGCACCCGGGGCTCGCGCCGTATGTACGCGACGCCGAGGTGCTCGAGTACGGCTCGCACCTCGTCGCCGAGGGCGGCGCGGACATGGTCGGGACGGTCGCGACGCATGGGCTGGTCGTGGTCGGTGAGGCCGCGGGGCTCACGATCAACAGCGGCCTGACGGTCCGGGGGATGGATCTCGCGATCGGGTCCGCGATCGCTGCGGCCGACGCGATCGTGGAGGCCGTCGCGGCGGGAGACGTCACGGCGACGGGACTCGCCGGCTACCGGCGGCGCCTGGAGGAGAGCTTCGTGCTCCAGGACATGGCGACCTATGCGCGGGCGCCGAAGTTCCTGGAGCGGACCGGCATGTACGGCGCGTACGGCGAGCTCGCCGCGGACGTGTTCCACGGGGTGTTCGGGCTCGACACGACGCCGCGCCGACACCTGCTGGCGGTCGCCCGCCAGGCGTTGAAGAGGTCACCGGTCACGGTGCGCCAGCTGATGAGCGACGGATGGGCGGGGGTGCGTGCACTGTGA
- a CDS encoding 4Fe-4S dicluster domain-containing protein: MAGEARLIDLDGLQGLIDALSARGYTIIGPTVRDGAIVNAPVHGVDDLPRGWGDEQDAAHYRLRRRDDDAVFGFAAGAQSAKPVVFPAHELIWRGRRTGTEFTVNEREVDGPLAGPAPPYALLGVKSCDLHALAIHDTVLLGRAYTDTRYAERRAESFIVAVTCTDPAGTCFCASMGTGPRPDSGFDLALTELLDDGPHRFLVEIGTPRGAEVLADVVAPPAPESDVVEADAVAVEAAGRMGRTLDTVGLKDVLYANAESPRWDDVASGCLACTNCTLVCPTCFCTSVEDVADLTGDVAERRRVWDSCFNEDFSYIHGGSIRSETRSRYRQWITHKLAAWEDQFGTSGCVGCGRCITWCPAAIDITAEAAALRWTPQPAAAGS, translated from the coding sequence ATGGCGGGCGAAGCTCGGTTGATCGATCTCGACGGACTGCAGGGACTCATCGACGCCCTGAGTGCGCGCGGGTACACCATCATCGGTCCCACCGTTCGTGACGGGGCCATCGTCAACGCGCCGGTGCACGGCGTCGACGACCTGCCGCGAGGGTGGGGTGACGAGCAGGACGCGGCGCACTACCGGCTCCGACGACGCGACGACGACGCGGTGTTCGGGTTCGCGGCCGGAGCGCAGTCTGCGAAGCCGGTCGTGTTCCCGGCCCACGAGCTGATCTGGCGCGGGCGACGCACCGGCACCGAGTTCACGGTCAACGAGCGGGAGGTGGACGGGCCGCTCGCCGGACCGGCGCCGCCGTACGCGCTCCTCGGCGTGAAGTCGTGCGACCTGCACGCGCTCGCGATCCACGACACCGTGCTGCTCGGCCGCGCCTACACGGACACGCGCTACGCCGAGCGTCGCGCCGAGTCGTTCATCGTCGCGGTGACCTGCACGGACCCGGCCGGGACGTGCTTCTGCGCGTCGATGGGCACCGGGCCCCGTCCGGACTCGGGGTTCGACCTGGCCCTCACGGAGCTGCTGGACGACGGCCCGCACCGGTTCCTGGTCGAGATCGGCACGCCGCGCGGGGCCGAGGTGCTCGCGGACGTCGTGGCGCCACCGGCACCCGAGTCGGACGTCGTCGAGGCGGACGCGGTGGCCGTCGAGGCCGCGGGCCGGATGGGCCGCACGCTCGACACCGTCGGTCTGAAGGACGTGCTGTACGCCAACGCGGAGAGCCCGCGCTGGGACGACGTCGCCTCGGGGTGCCTGGCCTGCACCAACTGCACGCTGGTCTGCCCGACGTGCTTCTGCACCTCGGTCGAGGACGTCGCCGACCTCACCGGCGACGTCGCCGAGCGGCGGCGCGTGTGGGACTCGTGCTTCAACGAGGACTTCTCGTACATCCACGGCGGCAGCATCCGGTCCGAGACCCGCTCGCGCTACCGCCAGTGGATCACGCACAAGCTCGCCGCCTGGGAGGACCAGTTCGGCACCTCCGGGTGCGTCGGCTGCGGTCGGTGCATCACCTGGTGCCCGGCGGCGATCGACATCACGGCGGAGGCAGCGGCACTGCGCTGGACCCCGCAACCCGCTGCCGCCGGCAGCTGA
- a CDS encoding FAD/NAD(P)-binding protein, which translates to MTSLIDNQHPGRTGATDDAHLDPMVPRPHRISRTRQDTRDTFTLELEPIDGPLLRYQAGQFTMLDAFGVGEVPISISGDPTAPGPLEHTIRDVGVVTHALITAPAGAVVGVRGPFGTSWDVTAGEGKDVVFVAGGIGLAPLRPALLELIAHRDRYNRVVLLYGARTPEDILFGDELRTWAKDHGVVVEVTVDNGQHAWRGRVGLVTALVPRAGFDPRNTLALVCGPETMMRYVASALTDRGVPEHQVRLSMERNMKCGVGLCGHCQLRELFVCVDGPVLPYSRLAPLLSSREL; encoded by the coding sequence ATGACCAGTCTCATCGACAACCAGCACCCGGGTCGCACCGGGGCGACCGACGACGCGCACCTGGACCCGATGGTGCCGCGACCGCACCGGATCTCCCGGACGCGGCAGGACACCCGCGACACGTTCACCCTCGAGCTGGAACCCATCGACGGGCCGCTGCTGCGGTACCAGGCGGGCCAGTTCACGATGCTCGACGCGTTCGGGGTCGGCGAGGTGCCGATCTCGATCAGCGGTGACCCGACCGCACCCGGGCCGCTCGAGCACACGATCCGCGACGTCGGCGTCGTGACGCATGCGCTCATCACCGCACCGGCCGGTGCGGTGGTCGGCGTCCGCGGACCGTTCGGCACGTCGTGGGACGTGACGGCGGGGGAGGGCAAGGACGTCGTCTTCGTCGCCGGCGGGATCGGGCTCGCGCCGCTGCGACCGGCCCTGCTGGAGCTGATCGCCCACCGTGACCGCTACAACCGGGTCGTGCTCCTCTACGGTGCGCGCACCCCCGAGGACATCCTGTTCGGTGACGAGCTGCGGACCTGGGCGAAGGACCACGGCGTGGTCGTCGAGGTCACGGTCGACAACGGCCAGCACGCGTGGCGCGGCCGCGTCGGGCTGGTCACGGCGCTCGTGCCTCGCGCGGGGTTCGACCCGCGCAACACCCTCGCGCTGGTCTGCGGCCCGGAGACGATGATGCGGTACGTCGCCTCGGCGCTCACCGACCGCGGCGTCCCCGAGCACCAGGTCCGGCTCTCGATGGAACGCAACATGAAGTGCGGGGTCGGGCTGTGCGGCCACTGTCAGCTCCGCGAGCTGTTCGTGTGCGTCGACGGACCCGTCCTTCCCTACAGCCGGCTCGCTCCGTTGTTGTCCTCCCGGGAGCTGTGA
- a CDS encoding ferredoxin family protein — translation MRTTTVSERLAANRFELDEEESHIHVDQELCRSTGTGRAIIAVCPAGVYSERDGEILVDYAACLECGTCRAVAAPGALTWHYPRGGFGVTFREG, via the coding sequence GTGAGGACGACGACGGTCTCCGAGAGGCTTGCGGCGAACAGGTTCGAGCTCGACGAGGAGGAGTCCCACATCCACGTCGACCAGGAGCTGTGCCGCAGCACGGGCACCGGCAGGGCGATCATCGCGGTGTGCCCGGCCGGCGTGTACAGCGAACGCGACGGCGAGATCCTCGTCGACTACGCCGCGTGCCTCGAGTGCGGCACGTGCCGCGCGGTCGCGGCGCCGGGCGCGTTGACCTGGCACTACCCGCGCGGCGGGTTCGGGGTCACGTTCCGCGAGGGCTGA
- a CDS encoding TetR/AcrR family transcriptional regulator has product MTGTAPDLDEPPEVRRGPGRPRDPDLEERALEATLAVFGEKGWTGLTIEEVSSRARVGKSSIYLRWKDKETLLAAALRHSQQEPEVDEAAPDEDTDGTPAEPAEPAEQTLREYLVAHATRRANLYLGPHGLAMLRLYVEARAHPDVFAEIRREAITEFVLEERHRVAAAIRAGDLAADASPVLILDAVEGAIFMHILVTPPHLVDRVRRNLPDYIETMVDNQLRAASPVSPRGT; this is encoded by the coding sequence GTGACCGGTACCGCACCCGACCTCGACGAGCCGCCGGAGGTCCGGCGGGGACCGGGACGCCCGCGCGACCCCGACCTCGAGGAGCGCGCTCTCGAGGCGACGCTCGCGGTCTTCGGCGAGAAGGGGTGGACCGGCCTCACCATCGAGGAGGTCTCGTCGCGCGCGAGGGTCGGCAAGTCCTCGATCTACCTGCGGTGGAAGGACAAGGAGACCCTTCTCGCGGCGGCGCTGCGCCACTCGCAGCAGGAGCCCGAGGTGGACGAGGCCGCGCCGGACGAGGACACCGACGGCACGCCTGCCGAGCCCGCCGAGCCCGCCGAGCAGACGCTGCGCGAGTACCTGGTCGCGCACGCGACGCGACGCGCGAACCTGTACCTCGGTCCGCACGGCCTGGCGATGCTGCGCCTGTACGTCGAGGCGCGCGCGCATCCCGACGTGTTCGCCGAGATCCGCCGCGAGGCGATCACCGAGTTCGTGCTCGAGGAGCGCCACCGGGTCGCCGCCGCCATCCGTGCAGGGGACCTGGCTGCGGACGCCTCACCGGTGCTGATCCTCGACGCCGTCGAGGGGGCGATCTTCATGCACATCCTGGTCACGCCACCGCACCTGGTCGACCGGGTGCGCCGCAACCTGCCCGACTACATCGAGACCATGGTCGACAACCAGCTGCGGGCGGCGAGCCCGGTCAGCCCTCGCGGAACGTGA
- a CDS encoding Ni/Fe hydrogenase subunit alpha, giving the protein MSHKLTDGGQVLHVGTLARVEGEGAMHIEIEDGKVTEVQLRIFEPPRFYEAFLRGRAWTEPPDITARICGICPVAYQFSSCMAIEDACGVTVPETIQAMRRLLYCGEWIESHALHIYLLHAPDFLGYPGAIEMAKDHGAAVERGLRLKKAGNDLMTVVGGRSVHPVNVRLGGFYRMPSVAELKALRPVLARGLEDALATVRLVSTFDFPDMEQPYTYLSLRPEHGYPIDTGSVVTSSGAAFDVRDFPSHITEFHVAHSNALHASLDGEDLPYVVGPLARYTLNHDRLSPLAQAAAREAGLGTTCRNPFRSIIVRAVELVEVFVEALRIIDAWHDGVAPSVPVPARAGEGFGATEAPRGVLFHRYRLAEDGTILDAQIVPPTSQNQPSIEADLRTLTESWVQLSDHDLSHRCEEAIRNYDPCISCATHFLDLTVERS; this is encoded by the coding sequence ATGAGCCACAAGCTGACCGACGGCGGCCAGGTCCTGCATGTCGGGACCCTCGCCCGGGTCGAGGGCGAAGGCGCGATGCACATCGAGATCGAGGACGGCAAGGTCACCGAGGTGCAGCTGCGCATCTTCGAGCCGCCGCGCTTCTACGAGGCGTTCCTGCGCGGGCGCGCGTGGACCGAGCCGCCGGACATCACCGCACGGATCTGCGGGATCTGCCCCGTCGCGTACCAGTTCAGCTCGTGCATGGCCATCGAGGACGCCTGCGGCGTGACGGTGCCGGAGACCATCCAGGCGATGCGCCGGCTGCTGTACTGCGGCGAGTGGATCGAGAGCCACGCGCTGCACATCTACCTGCTGCACGCGCCGGACTTCCTGGGCTACCCGGGCGCGATCGAGATGGCCAAGGACCACGGTGCGGCGGTCGAACGGGGGCTGCGGCTCAAGAAGGCCGGCAACGACCTCATGACCGTCGTCGGCGGCCGCTCGGTGCACCCGGTGAACGTCCGGCTCGGCGGCTTCTACCGGATGCCGAGCGTCGCCGAGCTCAAGGCGTTGCGGCCGGTGCTCGCCCGCGGGCTCGAGGACGCCCTGGCGACCGTGCGGCTGGTGTCGACGTTCGACTTCCCCGACATGGAGCAGCCGTACACGTACCTCTCGCTGCGGCCCGAGCACGGGTACCCGATCGACACCGGGAGCGTCGTGACGTCGTCCGGCGCCGCGTTCGACGTCCGGGACTTCCCGTCGCACATCACCGAGTTCCACGTCGCGCACTCGAACGCGCTGCACGCGAGCCTCGACGGCGAGGACCTGCCGTACGTGGTCGGTCCGCTCGCGCGGTACACGCTCAACCACGACCGGTTGTCGCCGCTCGCCCAGGCTGCGGCACGCGAGGCGGGCCTCGGCACGACCTGCCGCAACCCGTTCCGGTCGATCATCGTGCGGGCGGTCGAGCTCGTCGAGGTGTTCGTCGAGGCGCTGCGGATCATCGACGCGTGGCACGACGGCGTCGCACCGTCCGTGCCGGTGCCCGCTCGTGCCGGTGAGGGCTTCGGGGCCACCGAGGCGCCGCGCGGTGTGCTGTTCCACCGGTACCGGCTCGCCGAGGACGGGACGATCCTCGACGCGCAGATCGTCCCGCCGACCTCGCAGAACCAGCCGAGCATCGAGGCCGACCTGCGCACGCTCACCGAGAGCTGGGTGCAGCTCTCCGACCACGACCTCTCGCACCGGTGCGAGGAGGCCATCCGCAACTACGACCCGTGCATCTCGTGCGCGACGCACTTCCTCGACCTGACGGTGGAGCGCTCGTGA
- a CDS encoding acyl CoA:acetate/3-ketoacid CoA transferase codes for MAHVITAAQAAELIHDGDTVALSGFGLACVNEEVIAAVEKRFVETGAPLNLTAIHASAVGDRRTKGMSHWGHEGLLKRWIGGIAIASPALAKLIEADGCEAYNLPQGVITQLYREIAAKRPGIITKVGLGTFVDPRVEGARMSPRSVEDVVHVIELAGEEWLFYPSFPINVGLIRGTVADENGNLTLTKEGLKMEVLPIAQAAHNSGGIVIAQVESLAQVGSLDPNDIKVPGVLVDYIVVSEPENHFQTENTHYNPSYSGQVRTPLSGVVPIPLSERKIIARRCAMELTEGAVLNLGVGIPADVGTVVAEEGASASVVMTTEAGAIGGVPAGLKDFGHAYNPEALVDMHAQFDFYDGGGLDLCVLGLAQTDQHGNVNVSKFGSRVAGCGGFINISQAAKTLLFAGTFTAGGLEVEVVDGALAIRTEGRARKFLDHVEQITFSGQYAAGTDQRVLYVTERAVFQLIDGAMTLIEIAPGVDLETDVLAHMDFTPQISPELALMPAGIFRETWGELAAQITSAPASVPSPTGKA; via the coding sequence GTGGCACACGTGATCACCGCGGCCCAGGCCGCCGAGCTCATCCATGACGGGGACACGGTCGCTCTCAGCGGCTTCGGTCTCGCCTGCGTCAACGAAGAGGTGATCGCCGCGGTCGAGAAGAGGTTCGTCGAGACCGGCGCACCGCTGAACCTCACCGCGATCCATGCGAGCGCCGTCGGTGACCGCCGCACCAAGGGCATGAGCCACTGGGGCCACGAGGGCCTGCTCAAGCGATGGATCGGCGGCATCGCGATCGCCTCGCCCGCCCTCGCGAAGCTGATCGAGGCCGACGGGTGCGAGGCGTACAACCTGCCCCAGGGCGTGATCACCCAGCTCTACCGCGAGATCGCGGCGAAGCGCCCCGGGATCATCACCAAGGTCGGGCTCGGCACGTTCGTCGACCCCCGCGTCGAAGGTGCACGGATGTCCCCCCGCTCGGTCGAGGACGTCGTGCACGTCATCGAGCTGGCCGGCGAGGAGTGGCTCTTCTACCCGTCCTTCCCGATCAACGTCGGGCTGATCCGCGGCACGGTGGCCGACGAGAACGGCAACCTCACCCTCACCAAGGAGGGCCTCAAGATGGAGGTCCTGCCGATCGCCCAGGCCGCGCACAACTCCGGCGGCATCGTCATCGCCCAGGTCGAGTCGCTCGCCCAGGTCGGGTCGCTCGACCCCAACGACATCAAGGTCCCCGGCGTCCTGGTGGACTACATCGTCGTCTCGGAGCCGGAGAACCACTTCCAGACCGAGAACACCCACTACAACCCCTCGTACTCCGGACAGGTCCGCACACCGCTGTCGGGCGTCGTGCCGATCCCGCTCAGCGAGCGCAAGATCATCGCGCGCCGCTGCGCGATGGAGCTGACCGAGGGTGCTGTCCTCAACCTCGGCGTCGGGATCCCTGCGGACGTCGGGACCGTCGTCGCCGAGGAGGGCGCAAGCGCCTCGGTGGTCATGACGACCGAGGCCGGTGCGATCGGCGGCGTCCCGGCGGGCCTCAAGGACTTCGGCCACGCCTACAACCCCGAGGCCTTGGTCGACATGCACGCGCAGTTCGACTTCTACGACGGCGGCGGCCTCGACCTGTGCGTCCTCGGACTGGCGCAGACCGACCAGCACGGCAACGTCAACGTCTCGAAGTTCGGCAGCCGGGTGGCCGGCTGCGGCGGGTTCATCAACATCTCGCAGGCCGCCAAGACCCTGCTGTTCGCCGGGACGTTCACCGCGGGCGGGCTCGAGGTCGAGGTCGTCGACGGCGCGCTCGCGATCCGCACCGAGGGCCGGGCCCGGAAGTTCCTCGACCACGTCGAGCAGATCACCTTCAGCGGCCAGTACGCCGCCGGCACCGACCAGCGCGTGCTCTACGTGACCGAACGCGCGGTGTTCCAGCTGATCGACGGCGCGATGACCCTCATCGAGATCGCGCCGGGCGTGGACCTCGAGACCGACGTCCTGGCGCACATGGACTTCACCCCCCAGATCTCCCCGGAGCTCGCCCTGATGCCCGCGGGCATCTTCCGCGAGACCTGGGGCGAGCTCGCCGCACAGATCACCTCCGCGCCGGCATCGGTGCCGTCGCCCACCGGAAAGGCCTGA